Proteins co-encoded in one uncultured Bacteroides sp. genomic window:
- a CDS encoding DUF3332 domain-containing protein translates to MRKSKMTALAMILSGSIVFSSCVGSFSLFNKLVAWNQKVDDKFVNEVVFLALNIVPVYGVCYLADALVINSIEFWTGSNPMAKVGDVKKVKGANGNYTVETLKNGYSIAKDGKSMELLFDKESQTWSVLSDGVSSDLMKMKKDGTVDLYLPTGGSMNITLDAQGLTAARQATMSNAFFAAR, encoded by the coding sequence ATGAGAAAAAGTAAAATGACGGCTCTAGCTATGATACTTAGCGGTAGCATCGTATTTAGTTCCTGTGTTGGTTCTTTTAGCCTATTTAATAAACTAGTTGCATGGAATCAAAAAGTAGACGATAAGTTTGTTAATGAGGTTGTATTTCTTGCTTTAAATATTGTGCCAGTATACGGTGTGTGCTATTTGGCAGATGCATTGGTAATTAACTCTATTGAATTCTGGACTGGTTCAAATCCAATGGCAAAAGTAGGTGATGTGAAGAAAGTAAAAGGAGCAAACGGAAATTATACAGTTGAAACATTGAAGAATGGTTATTCCATCGCAAAAGACGGCAAGAGTATGGAACTATTATTCGATAAAGAATCTCAAACATGGAGTGTTCTTTCTGATGGCGTAAGTTCTGACTTAATGAAAATGAAGAAAGATGGCACTGTTGATTTATACCTGCCAACCGGAGGTTCAATGAATATTACACTTGATGCACAGGGATTAACTGCAGCTCGTCAGGCAACGATGAGTAATGCATTCTTTGCAGCAAGATAA
- a CDS encoding YiiX/YebB-like N1pC/P60 family cysteine hydrolase — MVGRSAQIAVLLVNIGVCLLTLSCSHASFLGPDVSLLHDGDIILRKGNGIISDFIVASLKDSLPYSHCGILVKENKEWKVIHSLARELSETDGVQECSLNDFLADSDDSCIMVIRCKKNKADSIIAWFARYYLKQKVPFDYQFSLADSSAFFCIELPLHILKYRCNIALSTKEKLTPFSIFTDTTYFRIIAWEH, encoded by the coding sequence ATGGTTGGTAGATCTGCACAAATAGCTGTTCTATTAGTTAATATCGGAGTGTGTTTGTTGACTTTAAGTTGCAGCCATGCTTCTTTTTTAGGTCCTGATGTCAGTTTGTTACATGATGGAGATATTATTCTTCGTAAAGGCAATGGAATAATCAGCGATTTTATTGTTGCTTCACTGAAAGATTCGCTACCCTATTCACATTGTGGTATTCTTGTTAAGGAGAATAAGGAGTGGAAGGTAATTCATTCTTTAGCGCGTGAACTGTCAGAGACCGACGGAGTTCAGGAGTGTTCATTAAATGATTTTCTGGCAGACAGTGATGATTCCTGCATAATGGTGATAAGATGTAAAAAGAACAAGGCAGATTCTATTATTGCCTGGTTTGCCAGATATTATCTTAAACAGAAAGTTCCGTTTGATTATCAGTTTTCCCTGGCAGACAGTTCAGCTTTTTTCTGCATTGAGCTCCCCTTACACATCTTAAAATATCGCTGCAACATTGCACTTTCAACAAAAGAAAAGCTCACTCCTTTTTCCATCTTTACTGATACCACTTATTTCAGAATTATTGCATGGGAACATTAG